The segment TTGCCAATCCAAACAATGATGCCAAAGTACCCGATGCAATCGATGCGATTCCGGCAATCAGAAAGATGAGAAAAAATTGATGCAGCGCATTAGGAGATTTAAAAATAAAAAATGCCACGCTGCCCCATACAAATGCCGAAGTAAGCATCACATAGTAAAATTTTCTTTCCCAAGCATTACTGTCGTACCGTTGTGGATTCATACGATAAGTATACAGTACCTGCAAACGCCATACTAACGTGATCATTACGACTATAAACCAGAAAACCGTTATCAAAAAAATAGACGTCTGAAAAAACAGATACAAAACAACCAATCCGGCAAAAAAGAGAGGAAAAACCGATGCAAAGGATTGTTTAAAAGCAATCGTTACTTGTTCACCGCGAATATGCTTTTTTTCTTCTGCATCCAATTCCGATAAAAAATCTTTTTGTCTAAAAACCATTTTACTCGCTTACTCTATTACTTCCCCTAAGAATAACGTAAAGCTAATGAAAAACAAATTTCGGTATGTTACAATTCAACGATGAAACGACTCCTCATTTTACTTCTTTTTTGTCTCCGCCTCAGTGCTTATGAATTGAGCGAAAATTATGAATTTACCGACTATACCGTCTATTCGGATGATCTCGTTCCCAACATACCTAAAAAGTTTGAAATTCTGCAAATTCCTGCCGATAAAAATCAATATCGTATCGATGCTCAGATTATTGCCAAAACCTTTGAATTAAACGGGTTTGAGCTCAATATTTCAAAAACCCGTTATATCAATTTTACCCGTCACAGCCCGATAGACTTTACACCGATCAAACAGCAGTTGGCACAAATGCTTACTGAGTTTTATCCGACAATCCATATTCAAGAGATCATCATCACCCCGCGTGGTTATTTAGCAAAGCTCGGTAAAAACGTTCACGGTGAGTTTGATAAACGATTTTATCAAAATGCTACAGGGACGTTTTATATCCTCGACAATGAAGGGCTCAGACATTATCTCGATTACACCGTCAATGCCACGCTCGGTGTACTCCATACCAACCAAAAGGTATCTCGAAAAGAGAGCCTGAACGGATTTAATACTCTGCTCAAAACCATCCCCTTCCAATCGTTCAAAGACAAGCCTCTTACGGCACTTCCCGCACACCCTTCTCGGTTTCGCTCCAGCCTCAAGCCTATGCAGCTTTTAACGCTGCGAAATATCGAAGAGATCCCCTTGGTTTTAAAAAATACTCCGGTAACGGTTGAACTCCAAAACGGAGCGGTTGTCATAGAGTTTGAGGCCACCGCAACACAAGAGGGGCTACTCTATGATATTATTACAATCCAAAAAAATGACGGCAAACGCGCCAAAGCCAAAGTGATCGGAGAAAATCGGGTGGAACTTCAATGAAAATCGTCGTAGGGATCAGCGGTGCAAGCGGTGCGGCTCTAGGACTTAAACTCTTGCACACCCTCCCGTCCGAGGTTCAAAAGCATCTTATCCTTTCCGAACATGCCCAAGTAGTCTTGGACAAAGAAGAGAACCTGAAGGTTCACCAAAACAACGAAATATGGGCATCGGTCGCATCCGGTTCCTATGGTGCCGATGCGATGATTATTACCCCGTGCAGTATGAATACACTCGCGAAAATCGCCTGCGGTATTGCCGATAATCTTATTACCCGTGCAGCTGCAGTGATGATCAAAGAACGACGCACCCTCATACTCGCTCCGCGTGAGATACCGTTTTCACCGATCGCATTGGAAAACATGCATAAACTTTCCATGCTGGGAGTTATTATCGCTCCCCCGGTATTGGCCTATTACGGTGAGCAAAACAGCCTTGAAGAGATGGAAAATTTTATGATCGGAAAATGGTTCGATCTTCTCGGCATACCAAACGATCTCTATAAACGCTGGAGTGATCACAATGCATAAAATTGCACTTTATCCGGGTACATTTGACCCTATCACAAACGGACATTTCGACATTATTGAGCGGGCGATCAAACTGTTTGACGAAGTGATTGTTGCGGTTGCAGACTCCCAGGAAAAAAAACCGATGTTTACGTTACAAGAGCGAGTCGATATGGTTAAACTGTCAGTCAGAGGTTTAGAACGGGTTCAGGTTGTCGGCTTTGATAATCTTACGGTTGAACTCGCAAACACACTTGGAGCCACCGTTCTCATACGCGGACTTCGTGCCGTCAGTGATTTTGAGTTTGAACTGCAATTAGGGTATCTTAACAACTCCCTCGATCCCAATATCGAAACCGTCTATTTGATGCCGAAGCTCAAACATGCCTTTATCAGCTCATCCATTGTCCGTAATCTGTTGAAATTTAACGGCAAAACGGAGCATCTCCTCCCCGCACCGGTCCAAAACGTTATCTGGAGTATGAAATCATGTACATTGCCATAGAGGGGATCGATACTGCCGGAAAAAGCACTCAAATCGAAGCACTCCGATCACACTTTCCGGATGCTCTGATTACCAAAGAACCGGGTGGTACTGCTGCAGGTCTTGAAATCCGCAACATGGTCTTACACGGAAATCTCAAAAGCAAAACAGCAGAGCTTTTACTCTTTTTAGCGGATCGTGCCGAACATACCGAAGCTGTAATATTACCCAATATGAACAGACTTATTATCAGCGACCGTTCCGCTGTTTCGGGAATGGCATATGCCAGTGTCCAGAACTTATGTGATGAATCGACCCTTGTCCTGCTTAACCGTCTCGCGACCAACGGAACTTTGCCGGACACGGTTTTTATCCTTAAACTCACACCCGACGAACTTGCAAATCGTTTGAATCAAAAAGAGCATGACGTGATTGAATCACGTGGGATTGACTATCTGCTATCGATTCAAGAGTCTCTAATCGTATCCGCCTATGCATTGGGAATTCAAACCCATGTAATCGATGCGACACAATCTATCGATATAATTACGAATGAAATTACCACCCTTATCAAAGGAGCCTTATGATCCAATCTCTGCGCGGAATGAACGATATCCTCTCCGAGGACTATGAACGTTTTGAATATTTTTTAGCCACAGCTTCCACTATCGCCAAACGATACGGGTTTCATTACATCGAAACTCCCCTGCTCGAAGAAACGGCTCTGTTCAAACGCTCCGTCGGAGAATCCAGCGATATCGTCGGCAAAGAGATGTATCAATTCACCGATAAAGGGGAAAACGATGTCTGCCTTCGGCCGGAAGGGACAGCAGGAGTCGTCCGTGCATTTGTCCAGCACAAACTGGATAAAAAAGGGGGAATCCACCGTTTTTATTACCACGGTCCAATGTTCCGATACGAACGCCCCCAGAAAGGTCGCCTAAGAGAGTTTCACCAGTTCGGCGTAGAAAGCTTTGGTGTTGCATCGGTCTATGAAGACGCGTTGATGATCATGATGGTCGCCGATATTCTCAAAGCGCTCGGAATCGGGTACCGCCTGAAGCTCAACTCCCTCGGAGACCAAAACTGCATGCCCGCGTATCGCGAAAAACTCGTTTCCTTTATCGAGAGCTGTGGAGACGCGATCTGCGGCGATTGCGAACGACGTAAACTGACCAATCCGATCCGTGTGCTCGATTGTAAAAACGAAGCGTGTCAGAGTCTATACGTCAATGCTCCAAAACTTATCCATAATCTGTGCGATGGATGCCAAAGCGATTTCGATACCCTAAAATCCATTTTGGACCAACATGCTATCGCCTATGAAATCGATACCAACCTCGTCCGTGGATTGGATTATTATTCTAAAACCGCATTCGAATTTGTCAGTGATAACATCGGGAGCCAAAGCGCTATCGCCGGAGGCGGGCGCTATGACCGACTGATCGAATTTCTGGATGGAAAACCGACTCCCGCGGTCGGTTTTGCACTCGGAATCGAGCGATTGATGGAACTCATCGTCATGCCTGAGCCACAACGCGAGGGATACTATTTCGGTGCTATGGATGCAGAAGCGATCACCCCTGTCCTTTTGGCTGCTGAAAAAATTCGACGCACCCAAAAAGCTGTCGTAGAATACGAGCCGCGTTCACTAAAAGCGCATCTTAAGGGAGCTGATCGCATCAATGCACGCTATTGTGCCGTGATCGGGGAAAATGAGCTTGCTCATAACACGATTTGGATTAAAGATTTGGTTGAAAAATCTGAGTCAGTCATCCCTATAAACGAACTTCTCTAAAGGACAACTATGCAAAATTACGGTATTGACATTTGGGGTGAAAACAACTTCATGATCGATCAGGGCGTTGTCAAAGTTAATTATAAAAGTTCCCCGTCACTCATTGAAATCAGCCAGAAAATTCGTAAAACCAATCTGCGCGGGCCGTTGATTCTGCGTTTTCCCCATTTGATCGGCAAACAAATCGACCTTTTGTACTCTAATTTTCATCGTGCTATTTTTGAAAACGATTATACCGGTAAATTCCGTGCGGTATTTCCTCTCAAAGTAAACCAATTTCCTGAGGCAGTAGACGCTATCGTTGAACTTGGAGAAAAATACGGGTATGGTTTGGAAGCGGGTTCCAAAGCCGAACTTGCCATTGCCATGGCAAAAACCGCTATCGGGTCCCCTATTACCGTCAATGGCTTTAAAGACGAAGAGATGGTACGCCTTGGATTTATGGCAGCCCAAATGGGCCATAATATCACGATCACGATCGAAGGGTTGGGTGAACTGGAATGGATTATCGACGTCGCACAGTCATGCAATCTAAAAATACCCAATATCGGTATTCGTATCCGTCTACAATCCGAGGGAAGCGGTATCTGGGCTAAAAGCAGCGGATTAGGCTCTAAATTCGGTCTCACATCAACCGAGCTCATTGAAGCAATGAACATGCTCCAAGAAAATAATCTCGTTGAGCATTTCAGCATGATTCATTTCCATGTCGGAAGCCAAATGGAAGATATCTCGACTCTCAAGCGGGTTTTGCGCGAAGCGGGAAATATTTATGCCGAACTGAAAAAAATGGGTGCGACTAAGCTTGGGGCGATCAACATCGGCGGTGGTTTAGCGGTCGAATATTCCCAACACACATCGGGGCGTTTACGCAACTATACCTTGGAAGAGTTTTCCAACAGTGTGGTGTTTCTACTGCGCGAAATCATGAATGCCAAAGGGGTCGAGCATCCGGATATTTTCACCGAATCAGGACGCTTTATCGTCGCTTCCCACTCAGTATTGATTGCTCCCGTCCTAGAGCTTTTTTCACACGATTATCAGGCCAAATCACTCAAACTTAAAGAGAATAATCCACCGCTCATCGAAGAGCTGAGAGAGCTTAATTCGCTGCTCTCACCACGCACCTGTATTGAATACATGCATGATGCACTCGATCATATGGAATCGCTTTTAACATTGTTTAATTTAGGTCATATCGATTTACAAG is part of the Sulfuricurvum sp. genome and harbors:
- the speA gene encoding biosynthetic arginine decarboxylase, which codes for MQNYGIDIWGENNFMIDQGVVKVNYKSSPSLIEISQKIRKTNLRGPLILRFPHLIGKQIDLLYSNFHRAIFENDYTGKFRAVFPLKVNQFPEAVDAIVELGEKYGYGLEAGSKAELAIAMAKTAIGSPITVNGFKDEEMVRLGFMAAQMGHNITITIEGLGELEWIIDVAQSCNLKIPNIGIRIRLQSEGSGIWAKSSGLGSKFGLTSTELIEAMNMLQENNLVEHFSMIHFHVGSQMEDISTLKRVLREAGNIYAELKKMGATKLGAINIGGGLAVEYSQHTSGRLRNYTLEEFSNSVVFLLREIMNAKGVEHPDIFTESGRFIVASHSVLIAPVLELFSHDYQAKSLKLKENNPPLIEELRELNSLLSPRTCIEYMHDALDHMESLLTLFNLGHIDLQDRSNAEILVHQIIKKSLYLSQDNPMPEIERLQVKLQERYLINSSIFQSIPDYWGLQQQFPIMPLNRLDVPAIRAASLWDITCDSDGEIRFKPETPLYLHDIDLDEEEYFLGFFNVGAYQETLGMNHNLFTHPSECTILINDTGYEIENFTESDNLLNILEDIGYDSSKLLTNLKNKLAVSDFRTEEEKSDTLQKLEMYLYQNGYLRTTR
- the flgA gene encoding flagellar basal body P-ring formation chaperone FlgA → MKRLLILLLFCLRLSAYELSENYEFTDYTVYSDDLVPNIPKKFEILQIPADKNQYRIDAQIIAKTFELNGFELNISKTRYINFTRHSPIDFTPIKQQLAQMLTEFYPTIHIQEIIITPRGYLAKLGKNVHGEFDKRFYQNATGTFYILDNEGLRHYLDYTVNATLGVLHTNQKVSRKESLNGFNTLLKTIPFQSFKDKPLTALPAHPSRFRSSLKPMQLLTLRNIEEIPLVLKNTPVTVELQNGAVVIEFEATATQEGLLYDIITIQKNDGKRAKAKVIGENRVELQ
- the tmk gene encoding dTMP kinase; the encoded protein is MYIAIEGIDTAGKSTQIEALRSHFPDALITKEPGGTAAGLEIRNMVLHGNLKSKTAELLLFLADRAEHTEAVILPNMNRLIISDRSAVSGMAYASVQNLCDESTLVLLNRLATNGTLPDTVFILKLTPDELANRLNQKEHDVIESRGIDYLLSIQESLIVSAYALGIQTHVIDATQSIDIITNEITTLIKGAL
- the coaD gene encoding pantetheine-phosphate adenylyltransferase yields the protein MHKIALYPGTFDPITNGHFDIIERAIKLFDEVIVAVADSQEKKPMFTLQERVDMVKLSVRGLERVQVVGFDNLTVELANTLGATVLIRGLRAVSDFEFELQLGYLNNSLDPNIETVYLMPKLKHAFISSSIVRNLLKFNGKTEHLLPAPVQNVIWSMKSCTLP
- the hisS gene encoding histidine--tRNA ligase; this encodes MIQSLRGMNDILSEDYERFEYFLATASTIAKRYGFHYIETPLLEETALFKRSVGESSDIVGKEMYQFTDKGENDVCLRPEGTAGVVRAFVQHKLDKKGGIHRFYYHGPMFRYERPQKGRLREFHQFGVESFGVASVYEDALMIMMVADILKALGIGYRLKLNSLGDQNCMPAYREKLVSFIESCGDAICGDCERRKLTNPIRVLDCKNEACQSLYVNAPKLIHNLCDGCQSDFDTLKSILDQHAIAYEIDTNLVRGLDYYSKTAFEFVSDNIGSQSAIAGGGRYDRLIEFLDGKPTPAVGFALGIERLMELIVMPEPQREGYYFGAMDAEAITPVLLAAEKIRRTQKAVVEYEPRSLKAHLKGADRINARYCAVIGENELAHNTIWIKDLVEKSESVIPINELL
- a CDS encoding UbiX family flavin prenyltransferase; the protein is MKIVVGISGASGAALGLKLLHTLPSEVQKHLILSEHAQVVLDKEENLKVHQNNEIWASVASGSYGADAMIITPCSMNTLAKIACGIADNLITRAAAVMIKERRTLILAPREIPFSPIALENMHKLSMLGVIIAPPVLAYYGEQNSLEEMENFMIGKWFDLLGIPNDLYKRWSDHNA